In the Flavobacterium acetivorans genome, one interval contains:
- a CDS encoding DUF4258 domain-containing protein yields the protein MKFAQRFAYYLVGLVIGLFFVAMVFGGKDTRCNYFPNSRVLNDIRNKPFEYSEKASQVLAEKWVDTTDIKKSLEFGDVDFDKSDTEFGKNAKLYIIEGKTAANQKIILKITNRSDKAILEDITKE from the coding sequence ATGAAATTTGCACAACGTTTTGCTTACTATTTAGTAGGATTGGTAATAGGTCTGTTTTTTGTTGCTATGGTTTTTGGAGGTAAAGACACTCGCTGTAATTATTTCCCAAACTCGAGGGTTTTAAATGATATCAGAAATAAACCTTTTGAATATTCTGAAAAAGCTTCCCAAGTTTTAGCCGAGAAATGGGTTGATACCACTGATATTAAAAAATCGTTGGAATTTGGAGATGTGGATTTTGACAAAAGCGATACCGAATTTGGAAAAAACGCAAAACTTTACATTATTGAAGGCAAAACAGCAGCCAACCAAAAGATTATCCTTAAAATAACGAATCGTTCTGACAAGGCTATTTTAGAAGATATCACCAAAGAATAG
- a CDS encoding alanine dehydrogenase: MSIAITPFTKSQLLPQEEKLEVKRQKSELFIGIPSETSYQERRICLTPDAVNSLTYHGHRVMIESGAGVSSSYSDKEYSDAGAEVTCDTRKVFGCPMILKVGAPTLAEIEMMNNQAILISSIQLKTKKKAYFEALTKKKITALAFEYIKDPDGTYPAVRSSSEIAGTASILIAAELMITNEFGKGLLFGNITGVPPTEVVIIGAGTVGEFAAKTAIGLGANIKVFDNSITKLRRLQNNLNQRIFTSTIQPKSLLKALRRCDVAIGAMRGIERCPIVVTETMVENMKKGAVIVDVSIDTGGCFETSEVTSHEKPTFIKNDVLHYCVPNIPSRYSKTASLSISNIITPYLMQIANDGGIESAIRCDMSLKNGVYLYHGILTNKAIGDWFDLPNNDINLIVF, encoded by the coding sequence ATGTCAATAGCAATAACTCCATTTACTAAATCTCAGCTGTTACCCCAAGAAGAAAAACTAGAGGTAAAAAGACAAAAAAGCGAACTTTTTATAGGAATCCCTAGCGAAACCAGCTATCAGGAACGACGCATCTGTCTTACTCCTGACGCGGTAAATTCCTTGACCTATCACGGACATCGCGTAATGATTGAGTCTGGTGCGGGAGTTAGCTCGAGTTATTCCGACAAAGAATACAGTGATGCCGGAGCCGAAGTTACCTGTGATACTCGTAAGGTTTTTGGTTGTCCGATGATTTTAAAAGTGGGTGCACCTACTCTTGCCGAAATAGAAATGATGAATAATCAAGCCATTTTGATCTCGTCAATTCAATTAAAGACTAAGAAAAAGGCTTATTTTGAAGCCTTAACCAAAAAGAAAATTACCGCTCTTGCCTTCGAATACATCAAGGATCCGGATGGAACCTATCCTGCTGTGCGCTCCTCCAGTGAGATTGCCGGTACCGCTTCGATATTAATTGCTGCCGAGTTGATGATTACCAATGAATTTGGAAAAGGATTATTATTTGGAAACATCACCGGAGTACCGCCAACAGAAGTAGTGATTATAGGAGCCGGAACCGTAGGCGAATTTGCCGCCAAAACAGCCATAGGACTTGGTGCTAATATAAAAGTATTTGATAATTCCATCACCAAGTTAAGGCGTTTGCAAAACAATTTGAATCAACGCATTTTTACATCAACAATCCAGCCTAAGTCCTTGTTAAAAGCTTTGAGACGTTGCGATGTGGCTATTGGAGCCATGCGCGGTATCGAGCGTTGCCCAATAGTTGTCACCGAAACGATGGTCGAAAACATGAAAAAAGGAGCTGTAATTGTTGATGTGAGCATCGATACAGGCGGTTGCTTTGAAACTTCAGAGGTTACTTCTCATGAAAAACCAACCTTTATTAAAAATGATGTATTGCATTATTGCGTACCTAATATCCCATCTCGTTATTCAAAAACGGCTTCGCTATCTATCAGCAATATTATTACACCTTACCTGATGCAAATTGCTAATGATGGCGGAATTGAAAGTGCCATCCGATGTGACATGAGTTTAAAAAATGGCGTTTATCTTTACCACGGCATTCTTACTAATAAAGCCATTGGAGATTGGTTTGATTTACCCAATAACGACATCAATTTAATTGTGTTTTAA
- the ung gene encoding uracil-DNA glycosylase: MKINLNMEWQSILADEIQKTYFKELMEAVDEEYCNHSCYPPKDAIFAAFNYGSFADLKVVIIGQDPYHGKGEANGLAFSVNNDVRIPPSLRNIYREICDDLGSIFMPTSGDLERWAQQGVLLLNAGLTVREDKPNSHKHLKWNLFTDAVIQKISEEKEQVVFLLWGNFAHKKGAKIDRNKHLVLESGHPSPMSANQGKWFGNKHFSKTNAYLKTNQKTPIEWVL; encoded by the coding sequence ATGAAAATCAACCTCAATATGGAATGGCAAAGCATTCTAGCGGACGAGATCCAAAAAACTTATTTTAAGGAATTGATGGAGGCCGTAGATGAAGAATACTGCAATCATTCTTGCTATCCGCCAAAGGACGCTATTTTTGCGGCTTTCAACTACGGGAGCTTTGCCGATTTAAAAGTGGTTATCATTGGCCAGGATCCTTATCACGGGAAAGGCGAGGCCAATGGTTTAGCATTTTCGGTCAATAACGATGTGCGAATTCCGCCTTCATTGCGGAATATTTATCGCGAAATTTGTGATGATTTAGGCAGTATTTTTATGCCAACTTCTGGTGATTTAGAACGTTGGGCACAACAGGGCGTTTTGTTGCTGAATGCCGGTTTGACCGTTAGGGAAGACAAACCTAACAGCCATAAACATTTAAAATGGAACCTTTTTACCGATGCCGTAATCCAAAAAATTTCGGAGGAAAAAGAACAGGTAGTTTTCTTGCTTTGGGGGAATTTTGCCCATAAAAAAGGGGCGAAGATTGACCGAAACAAACATTTGGTTTTAGAATCAGGACATCCGTCGCCAATGAGTGCCAACCAAGGAAAATGGTTTGGAAATAAACATTTCAGCAAAACCAACGCCTATTTAAAAACAAATCAGAAAACGCCTATTGAGTGGGTTTTATGA
- a CDS encoding efflux transporter outer membrane subunit: MKNKIYRVALLAVTATLMQSCFVAKDYKRPELKTESLYRNEVVATDTTSLANVSWDKIFTDPVLQGYIQKGLQNNLDIRIAIQNLAAAEATMKQGKAGYFPTLSAGADWTHQELSRNSQFGALLKDRSTDQFQMTGTLSWEADIWGKIRSNKRAANAAYLQTTAVNQAIKTQLIATIATTYYQLLSVDAQIKVAEKTLINRNQSVETILALKDAGSVTEVGVKQTEAQKYATEIIIADLKNNIIFLENTMSVLLGEPSAKIARTTFESQTIQPNITLGVPANLLRNRPDVIAAEYNLITNFEMTNVAKSGFYPTLKVTATGGLQSIDLKEWFSANSIFANVITGLTQPIFNQRQVKTKYEVAKANQEKAYLQFEQSLLTAGKEVSDALAQYNNETYKIKVREKQVDALLKAADFSDELLTYGLANYLEVLTSKNDALNAELSLVDNKFQQYKAIIQLYRALGGGWQ, from the coding sequence ATGAAAAATAAAATATACAGAGTCGCACTATTGGCTGTCACGGCAACACTGATGCAATCGTGTTTTGTTGCCAAAGACTACAAGCGTCCAGAGTTAAAAACAGAAAGTTTATACCGAAATGAAGTAGTGGCCACAGACACTACTTCATTGGCCAATGTCTCTTGGGACAAGATTTTTACAGATCCCGTCTTGCAGGGCTACATTCAGAAAGGATTGCAAAACAATTTGGATATCCGAATTGCAATCCAAAACCTCGCTGCGGCAGAAGCTACCATGAAACAAGGAAAAGCAGGCTACTTCCCTACTCTTTCTGCTGGAGCCGACTGGACGCATCAGGAACTTTCCAGAAACAGTCAGTTTGGTGCCTTGTTAAAAGATCGCAGTACTGACCAGTTTCAGATGACGGGTACTTTATCCTGGGAAGCCGATATCTGGGGCAAAATAAGAAGTAATAAGCGTGCTGCCAATGCGGCTTATTTACAAACAACGGCAGTTAATCAAGCAATAAAAACGCAATTAATTGCTACGATTGCCACAACTTATTACCAATTGCTTTCGGTAGATGCCCAAATAAAAGTAGCCGAGAAAACGTTGATAAACAGAAATCAAAGTGTCGAAACAATCTTGGCTTTGAAAGATGCCGGAAGTGTAACCGAAGTGGGTGTAAAACAAACCGAAGCCCAGAAATATGCCACCGAAATCATCATTGCCGATCTAAAAAACAACATTATTTTCTTAGAAAATACAATGAGTGTTCTTTTAGGTGAGCCATCTGCTAAGATAGCTCGTACTACTTTTGAATCACAAACGATACAACCCAACATCACCTTAGGTGTTCCTGCTAATTTACTGAGGAACAGACCCGATGTTATTGCTGCTGAGTACAATTTGATCACTAATTTTGAAATGACCAATGTCGCCAAAAGTGGCTTTTATCCAACGCTGAAAGTAACGGCGACAGGCGGACTTCAAAGTATTGATTTGAAAGAATGGTTTAGCGCCAATTCTATTTTTGCCAATGTGATTACGGGTTTGACCCAGCCGATATTCAATCAAAGGCAAGTGAAAACCAAGTATGAAGTAGCCAAAGCCAATCAGGAAAAAGCCTATTTACAGTTTGAGCAATCTTTGCTTACAGCCGGTAAAGAAGTATCTGATGCTTTAGCGCAATACAACAATGAAACCTATAAAATCAAAGTTCGCGAGAAACAAGTAGATGCTCTTTTAAAAGCAGCCGATTTTTCAGATGAATTATTGACCTATGGTTTAGCCAATTATTTGGAAGTTTTAACGTCTAAAAATGACGCTTTGAACGCCGAATTGAGTTTAGTTGATAATAAATTCCAACAATACAAAGCCATTATCCAATTATACAGAGCCCTAGGTGGCGGATGGCAATAG
- the tsaE gene encoding tRNA (adenosine(37)-N6)-threonylcarbamoyltransferase complex ATPase subunit type 1 TsaE produces the protein MEFIFSLDEIEKIAQQVVAENPNKVILFHGEMGAGKTTFIKQLCKTLGVSEATSSPTFSLVNEYQTTTNQTVYHFDFYRLKNEIEALDMGADDYLYSGNWCFIEWAENIPNLIPESHSVISIKTLADGKRSLELS, from the coding sequence ATGGAATTTATTTTTTCATTAGATGAAATCGAAAAGATAGCGCAGCAAGTTGTAGCGGAAAATCCCAATAAGGTGATTCTTTTTCATGGTGAAATGGGAGCCGGAAAAACTACTTTTATAAAACAATTGTGCAAGACTTTAGGGGTTAGCGAAGCAACGAGCAGTCCTACCTTTTCTTTAGTTAACGAATACCAAACCACTACAAATCAAACTGTTTATCATTTTGATTTTTATCGATTGAAGAATGAAATTGAAGCCTTAGATATGGGCGCCGATGATTATTTGTATTCCGGAAATTGGTGTTTTATCGAATGGGCCGAAAACATCCCTAACCTGATTCCCGAATCCCATTCGGTTATTTCGATCAAGACACTTGCTGACGGCAAACGTTCTTTAGAATTAAGTTAA
- the chrA gene encoding chromate efflux transporter — MQKKEDLKEVAKLFLKLGIIGFGGPAAHIAMMQQEVVVKRKWLSEQHFLDLLGATNLIPGPNSTEMAIHIGHEKAGWKGLIVAGLCFILPAVLITGFFAFMYKEYGQLPQLQAFLYGVKPAIIAIILAAIFPLAKKSLKTGLLAIIGIGVLSLSLLQINEIALLFGAGFVGLFFYSLKKGESGAAKLNWMPLAFFPLSKTAVVASTNFNLFLIFLKIGAILYGSGYVLFAFLDAELVAKGLLSRTALIDAIAVGQFTPGPVFSSVTFIGYQINGLSGAFFSTLAIFLPSFLFVALLNPLVKKLRNSKPFSVFLDAVNVASVAIIVSICIQMGKDTITDWRTILIAVASIWIGFQYKKINSALIVLGGSIAGYVLYFL, encoded by the coding sequence ATGCAAAAGAAGGAGGATTTAAAAGAAGTAGCTAAGCTATTTCTGAAATTGGGTATTATCGGTTTTGGTGGTCCGGCGGCTCATATTGCCATGATGCAGCAAGAGGTAGTGGTAAAAAGAAAATGGCTTAGCGAACAGCATTTTTTGGATTTATTAGGAGCCACTAATTTGATTCCGGGACCCAATAGTACTGAAATGGCTATTCACATAGGGCACGAAAAAGCGGGCTGGAAAGGATTGATTGTGGCCGGACTTTGCTTTATCCTGCCGGCGGTTTTGATTACGGGATTTTTTGCCTTTATGTACAAGGAATACGGACAGTTGCCACAGCTGCAAGCTTTTTTATACGGTGTAAAACCCGCCATTATTGCCATTATTCTGGCCGCTATTTTTCCATTGGCCAAGAAATCCTTAAAAACGGGCTTATTGGCGATAATAGGAATTGGAGTTTTGTCGCTTTCGCTGTTGCAAATCAATGAAATTGCGCTTCTTTTTGGCGCTGGCTTTGTAGGCTTGTTTTTCTATTCCCTAAAAAAGGGGGAATCGGGAGCGGCTAAACTTAATTGGATGCCGCTGGCGTTTTTCCCATTATCGAAAACCGCTGTAGTTGCTTCGACCAATTTTAATTTATTCTTGATTTTCCTGAAAATAGGAGCGATTCTTTATGGAAGTGGCTATGTGCTTTTTGCCTTTTTGGATGCAGAATTAGTAGCCAAAGGCTTATTGTCTCGAACCGCTTTGATTGATGCGATTGCCGTGGGACAGTTTACACCGGGGCCTGTTTTTTCATCGGTTACTTTTATAGGCTACCAAATCAATGGACTATCAGGTGCTTTTTTTTCTACTTTGGCCATATTCTTGCCCTCTTTTCTTTTTGTCGCCTTGCTCAATCCGTTGGTAAAAAAACTTAGGAACTCAAAACCTTTTTCCGTTTTTCTCGACGCGGTTAATGTGGCCTCGGTAGCAATCATTGTTTCTATTTGTATCCAAATGGGAAAAGATACTATAACAGATTGGCGCACAATTCTGATCGCTGTAGCGAGTATTTGGATTGGGTTTCAGTATAAAAAAATAAACAGTGCCTTGATTGTTTTGGGCGGTTCTATTGCAGGTTATGTATTGTATTTTCTATAA
- a CDS encoding GNAT family N-acetyltransferase produces MILDNNLRIIPFSPEWKEPIKTLNIEWLQKYFKVEPKDEKVLSNPQEEIIDKGGMIFYVQYKDVIVGTVSLLKIDNQTFELSKMAVSEGIQGLGIGKKLLQHCIEVAKEQQIKKLILYSNRSLKPAIHLYEKFGFEEIALEEGIYERADIKMEKII; encoded by the coding sequence ATGATTTTAGATAACAACCTTCGCATCATTCCTTTTTCTCCGGAGTGGAAAGAACCCATAAAAACCTTGAATATCGAATGGCTCCAAAAATACTTCAAAGTAGAGCCCAAAGACGAAAAGGTACTTTCGAACCCGCAGGAAGAAATCATAGACAAAGGCGGAATGATTTTTTATGTTCAATACAAAGACGTGATTGTAGGAACGGTTTCTTTGCTCAAAATAGACAATCAAACCTTTGAACTGAGTAAAATGGCCGTTTCCGAAGGAATTCAAGGTTTAGGAATTGGTAAAAAACTGTTGCAGCATTGTATTGAAGTCGCTAAAGAGCAGCAAATTAAAAAGCTTATTTTGTATTCGAACAGGAGTCTAAAACCGGCTATTCATTTGTATGAGAAATTTGGTTTTGAAGAAATAGCCTTGGAAGAAGGTATCTATGAGAGAGCCGATATTAAGATGGAAAAAATAATTTAG
- a CDS encoding GNAT family N-acetyltransferase produces the protein MIPIEIRKINLNDLVKLQEISRQTFQETFAAYNSPENMKSYLEEALSIEQLKAELEDENSAFYFAEQDEQVIGYLKINFGAAQTELKESQALEIERIYVSKDFHGKSVGQLLYDKAIEIAKQKASEYVWLGVWEKNARAISFYEKNGFVEFDKHLFKLGDDEQTDLMMKLKLNS, from the coding sequence ATGATTCCTATTGAAATTCGAAAAATAAACCTAAACGATCTTGTGAAATTACAAGAAATTAGCCGTCAAACCTTTCAGGAGACATTCGCAGCTTATAACTCTCCGGAGAATATGAAAAGCTATCTGGAAGAAGCCTTGTCTATTGAACAGCTCAAGGCAGAGCTCGAAGACGAAAATTCAGCCTTTTATTTTGCCGAGCAGGACGAGCAAGTGATTGGCTATTTAAAAATCAACTTTGGAGCGGCACAAACGGAACTAAAAGAAAGTCAAGCACTCGAAATTGAACGTATTTATGTCTCAAAAGATTTTCATGGCAAAAGTGTAGGGCAATTGCTGTATGACAAAGCCATCGAAATTGCAAAGCAAAAAGCTTCGGAATATGTTTGGCTAGGCGTTTGGGAAAAAAATGCAAGAGCAATAAGCTTTTACGAGAAAAATGGCTTCGTGGAATTTGACAAACACCTTTTCAAATTGGGTGATGACGAGCAAACAGATCTGATGATGAAATTAAAATTAAACAGTTAA
- a CDS encoding bifunctional response regulator/alkaline phosphatase family protein: MDKIKILWVDDEIDYLKPHILFLEKKNYSVTTCNNGRDAIDIFENENFDIVFLDENMPGMSGLETLSEMKEKKSAIPMIMITKSEEEYIMEEAIGSKIADYLIKPVNPNQILLSLKKNLDNSRLVSQKTTLDYQKEFRKIAMDMAMVNSYEDWIELYKKLIFWELKLENINDQGMIEILESQKVEANSQFGKFIERNYGDWFLPKADKPIQSHTLFRELVVPEIVKKDKPILFVVIDNLRYDQWKAFESVVANYYKLEKEVPYYSILPTATQYARNAIFSGLLPVEMEKQFPQYWKNDPEEGGKNLYEAEFLSAQLKRLGLKIKEDYFKITNLAGGKKLVENFKSLKDNDLVTVVYNFVDMLSHAKTEMDVVKELASDDKAYRSLTLSWFKNSPLLEIIQQAQKLGFKLILTTDHGTINVKNPSKVVGDKNTSLNLRYKTGRSLTYEQKDVYAVKDPKKIGLPAINMSSSYIFAKNDLFLAYVNNYNHYVSYYKNTYQHGGISLEEMIIPCLIFSPK, encoded by the coding sequence ATGGATAAGATAAAAATACTTTGGGTTGATGACGAAATCGACTATTTGAAACCGCATATTTTATTTTTGGAGAAAAAAAATTACAGCGTCACCACCTGTAATAACGGTCGCGATGCGATTGATATTTTTGAAAATGAGAATTTTGATATTGTTTTCCTCGACGAAAACATGCCGGGTATGAGCGGGCTGGAAACGCTCTCGGAAATGAAGGAAAAGAAGAGCGCCATCCCGATGATTATGATTACCAAAAGTGAGGAAGAATACATCATGGAAGAAGCCATAGGCTCTAAAATTGCCGATTACCTGATTAAACCGGTCAACCCGAACCAGATTTTGCTGAGTTTGAAGAAAAACCTCGACAATTCCCGTCTCGTTTCGCAAAAAACCACCTTGGATTACCAAAAAGAATTCCGAAAAATTGCCATGGATATGGCGATGGTCAATTCCTATGAGGACTGGATTGAGCTGTACAAAAAACTGATTTTTTGGGAACTGAAACTCGAAAACATCAACGATCAGGGCATGATTGAGATTCTGGAATCCCAAAAAGTGGAAGCCAACTCTCAGTTTGGGAAATTTATTGAGCGCAACTATGGAGATTGGTTTTTGCCCAAAGCAGATAAACCCATTCAGTCGCATACCTTATTCAGAGAACTAGTGGTGCCTGAGATTGTAAAAAAAGACAAGCCAATCCTATTTGTGGTAATCGATAATTTACGCTACGACCAATGGAAAGCCTTTGAAAGTGTGGTCGCTAATTATTATAAACTGGAAAAAGAGGTTCCCTACTACTCTATTCTGCCTACGGCTACCCAATATGCAAGAAACGCCATTTTCTCAGGCTTGTTGCCGGTGGAAATGGAAAAACAGTTTCCGCAGTACTGGAAAAACGATCCCGAAGAAGGCGGGAAAAACCTGTATGAAGCGGAGTTTTTGTCGGCGCAATTGAAACGCCTTGGACTAAAAATAAAGGAAGATTATTTTAAAATCACCAATCTAGCCGGAGGAAAAAAACTGGTAGAAAACTTCAAATCCTTAAAAGACAACGATCTGGTAACGGTAGTCTATAATTTTGTAGATATGCTTTCGCACGCCAAAACCGAAATGGATGTGGTCAAAGAACTGGCTTCAGATGATAAAGCGTATCGCTCACTGACTTTGAGCTGGTTTAAGAATTCACCTCTTTTGGAAATTATCCAGCAGGCTCAAAAGTTGGGTTTCAAACTGATTCTAACCACGGATCACGGAACCATAAACGTCAAAAATCCATCGAAAGTAGTGGGAGATAAAAATACGAGTTTGAATTTGCGTTACAAAACCGGCCGAAGTTTGACCTACGAGCAAAAAGATGTTTATGCCGTAAAAGACCCAAAAAAGATTGGTTTGCCTGCCATAAATATGAGCAGTTCTTATATTTTTGCAAAAAATGATTTGTTTTTGGCCTATGTCAACAACTACAATCATTATGTGAGTTATTACAAAAACACCTACCAACACGGCGGAATTTCACTCGAAGAAATGATTATTCCTTGCTTGATTTTTAGTCCGAAGTAG